A window of the Janthinobacterium agaricidamnosum NBRC 102515 = DSM 9628 genome harbors these coding sequences:
- the tuf gene encoding elongation factor Tu encodes MAKGKFERTKPHVNVGTIGHVDHGKTTLTAAIATVLSKKFGGEAKAYDQIDAAPEEKARGITINTAHVEYETAGRHYAHVDCPGHADYIKNMITGAAQMDGAILVCSAADGPMPQTREHILLARQVGVPYIIVFLNKCDLVDDAELLELVEMEVRELLSKYDFPGDDLPIIKGSARMALEGVEGEMGVDAVLRLADALDSYIPTPERAVDGAFLMPVEDVFSISGRGTVVTGRIERGIIKVGEEIEIVGITDTVKTTCTGVEMFRKLLDQGQAGDNVGLLLRGTKREDVQRGQVLAKPGSIKPHAHFTGEIYVLSKDEGGRHTPFFNNYRPQFYFRTTDVTGSIELPADKEMVMPGDNVSITVKLINPIAMEEGLRFAIREGGRTVGAGVVAKIXXHTLN; translated from the coding sequence ATGGCAAAAGGTAAATTCGAACGGACCAAGCCGCACGTCAACGTCGGCACCATCGGCCACGTCGACCACGGTAAAACCACGCTGACCGCTGCAATCGCAACGGTTCTGTCGAAAAAATTCGGCGGCGAAGCCAAAGCATACGACCAGATCGATGCGGCACCAGAAGAAAAAGCACGCGGCATTACCATCAACACCGCGCACGTTGAATACGAAACCGCCGGCCGTCACTACGCTCACGTTGACTGCCCAGGCCACGCCGACTACATCAAGAACATGATCACCGGCGCAGCGCAAATGGACGGCGCGATCCTGGTATGTTCCGCAGCTGACGGCCCAATGCCGCAAACCCGCGAACACATCCTGCTGGCCCGTCAAGTTGGCGTTCCTTACATCATCGTGTTCCTGAACAAGTGCGACCTGGTCGACGATGCTGAATTGCTGGAACTGGTAGAAATGGAAGTGCGCGAGCTGTTGTCGAAATACGACTTCCCAGGCGACGACCTGCCGATCATCAAAGGTTCGGCCCGTATGGCGCTGGAAGGCGTTGAAGGCGAAATGGGCGTGGACGCAGTGCTGCGCCTGGCCGATGCGCTGGACAGCTACATCCCGACCCCGGAACGCGCTGTCGACGGTGCTTTCCTGATGCCAGTGGAAGACGTGTTCTCGATTTCGGGTCGCGGTACCGTTGTGACCGGTCGTATCGAACGCGGCATCATCAAGGTCGGCGAAGAGATCGAAATCGTCGGCATCACCGATACCGTCAAAACGACTTGCACCGGCGTGGAAATGTTCCGCAAACTGCTGGACCAAGGTCAGGCGGGCGACAACGTTGGTCTGCTGCTGCGCGGCACCAAGCGTGAAGACGTGCAGCGTGGTCAAGTGCTGGCAAAACCAGGCTCGATCAAACCGCATGCGCACTTCACCGGCGAGATCTATGTTCTGTCGAAAGACGAAGGCGGCCGTCATACGCCGTTCTTCAACAACTATCGTCCACAGTTCTACTTCCGTACCACGGACGTGACCGGTTCGATCGAGTTGCCAGCAGACAAAGAAATGGTTATGCCAGGCGACAACGTGTCGATCACCGTCAAGCTGATCAACCCGATCGCGATGGAAGAAGGCCTGCGCTTCGCTATCCGTGAAGGCGGCCGTACCGTCGGCGCCGGCGTGGTTGCAAAAATCANNNNNCACACACTTAATTAA